The Alnus glutinosa chromosome 10, dhAlnGlut1.1, whole genome shotgun sequence DNA window AATTATGAGATACTCATCCAGTTGAagctttcttttatttttttattttttaatttttatggaaaTTGGTTAATTTGGTTAATTTGGTATGTTGATTTTGTTATACCTGAATgggtatatattttgaaatcttGATGGGCACTCTTATTTGACCGATTATAGTAAGAAttggtgggttgttttgtttaatttcgAAAATAGGTACGATTTTCTAGGTGTTATCTTTTAAGATGACCGATTATGGTGTTGTGGAACaagtttttatgttgtaaattttttgggtagatgggttttcttttctacctTGTCTCTATGGTGGAAATGAGTTATTGGCCGTATGGGtagttgggttttcttttctacctTAGCCGTACGTATGGCATACTACAATTTCTATTAATTGGTAATGAGACTAATTGGAAACAAACCTTTTATGATACTACAAAAGGATATTAATATTGGTTCTTGATGATGCAGGCTGACATCATGAACATGCCATTTCCTGACAATCATGCTTCTGTTGCTCCAAAGGAACTAAACCTCATTTCTGGAGTGGACAAAACCTGCAATTTTGTGAAGGTTGGTTGACAGAGTTCATGTTTATGTTatcaatcctttttttttttttttttcaattgacaAATCGATCTTAGTACTTCATTGCAGCAGTGCATCTGTTAATgtgtttattttgttatatttgcaGCTATTGCCACGGTCGTTACCATAgctgaaattttgaaaaataatggaTTGGCTATTTAGAAGAGTAATATTTTCTGTCTTCCTTATATTTGTGTAATATTTTAAGCATACAGTTAACTTCTAATTCTCATAGAAAATAACATTCACTGTCCGCAGAGATCATGACCTCAACTGTCGATATAAAGGATGACTCTAGGGGAAGTGCATTGCATTGCTTGAGTGCATTGCTGGGTGTGCAGGGGCTAGGCTGGTGAAAATAAGGATATGAGGgtgttttttttgggatttttttttttttttttttctatgcacTATTGCACTagagtaataataatatttttttaattaattttttaatatgggAATTTAGTGATGTGCCACAAAttgacatgtcactaaagtaataataataataattctttattttttttaatatgggaATTTTAGTGACGCGTTACAAATTGACACGTCACCAAATAGTGACATGCCATTTGCCACGTCACTAAATTTAGTGATGTGTCAGTGTTTGACATGTTACTAAAGGAAATTTAGCAACTTCAAGTTTCGAGACGTCAAAAAAACATCACGTCACTAACTTTTAGTGACATGTCGGACCCTCTGGCACATCACTAAATGCAGTCCCTAAAAACTCAGTTTTTAGTAGTGTACCTCCAAGTCAAGCCACATGGGGTACATACCATGAATTAGTAGTACCTGAATGAGGTCTTGTGCTGCTCGAAGATATCATATTTggaacaatataaattaaaaaaatgaataataaaaacatataatgaTAATTGGTCTAAAGCCAGCTGGATGAATCACAAAATAGGCAAATTAAACCAACTGAAGATTTATCAATCATCcgtccaagaaaaaaaaatccatccgtccaagaaaattaaaatcattagtTTTGGCTAGTATGCCAATTCTTAGTGGAAAACATTTACATTATATATCAAAATGAATAACATTATACccacctcttctttttcttatcaaAGATGCTTGGTCCGTAAGTTGACTTGAACATGTCAACAAGAAGGGGAAATTGCATCAATACGAATAAGGCGACAGGAACACTAGCGAAACAAATGACAGGAATGATTATCCATGAATATTGTCCCTGTAGCATAATTAAAAGAGCAGTAGAAAAGGCTATCATCATGGCtgcaatggaaaagaaaagagtggaAAGTcctatgatcatctttcttggCAAGGATTCAAGGAAATCGTCTTCTGCATAGCGTGATGTTAGGATTCCCAAAAACATCACGACGGAAGTTGTGGAGGAAAAGAGCGACAAGGCATCGGATATTATAAAGAGCATGAACAATCTTTCATCTAAGAATATAGGGAACCCAGTATCTTGTTTGTTACCACCTGGAACAGTAAAGGCTGTAGCAAACATAATAGTAACAATGAGAGCTCCTACCACTGTACAAGAAGTTGCTGTGCCCTTCATccatttttctccttctttcttcaaGTCTATGTGGTTCTTCGTAAACAATTCCCTAGGAGTCATATGGTTAGTGTTCACAAATTCCTTACACCTGGGAGCGCCAATACTTTCCACCTCCTGCATTATTGATTTAACTCTTATAAGTCCCATGttatttgaaaacaaataaaaaatttatacttcCTCAAAATTACACCTAAATTAAAATGTCCCCCAAGCTTTGAAGAGTTTCAATTgatccctcaaactaccaagcCATTTACATAGTtgcctccgttaggatttttttattagagAGATGTTACACATCAATCTCTTTTGTAAATCTGTCATTCAATTTGTGAGACCCACATGTGGGTCCACACATTTAATGGTGGATTCGCCAATCTCTTGTACGGAGATGGACAAGAGATGAGTAATAGATGGACTCAAAAAGTTTATCATTCCATTAAATTTGACGAAAAAATTAATACCCCcgcattttattaaaaaaacgcTATGAAGCAAAACCCATGGCTAGGTCGTGGGTCTCCATCCATGGctagtgaatttttttagttgaagcacataattgtatttttaaagaaatgatAGGAGTAtaattgtaacgcccccaaaccgcaaagggttaggttcgtcacttttctctttaaactgcaaagattcgtaaggtctgccaaatatcttaactagtatgctgatttaaataaataaaataataatggtttcaaaatatcagagttttaaataaatgcggaaacggtcatttaattgtaaaagatacaataactgaaaattttgggtaatataaatgaaatgtcctaatgcattcctagatcccatcccggccacctacgtctctctgttcataacctgaaaacaaaaacaaaataaggggtgagcacaaaaaaacatgctcagtaaggaatcctcaaccataaaacagttgagttaaattcttttgaaaatcttcaaacaattgtcaaaaactccttttaaatatctccaaaacatttgtgtaaaaactcccttttataaatctccaaaacatttgtcaaaaactccctttttatacacaaaataatatatatatatatatatatatatatatatatttgaaataatcattagTCATAATATATGccaatacactattacgccctgtgtaagtagggttgcgcggtcgatgcgttgaccttgggtgagtaacgcggtttacctgtggccacaggccccacccccatcagctaattaattgaagtgcatttagactgacatagagacagataccgctgtcactaagcgaaccagcgggtgcgcttccatctcgagctacggtaccgagctaaatcttgaagggtctcgaATCTCTGCGGGTCTAGGCCTCAAAATataatctcctccacacacgtgcccttttcaaaaatatttctcctttatatataactcaaagagttttctcccaaaactttctcattcatttcttgtataacttctcacaaaaactttctcattctttactagtatatatagggcaacgtgttggagggtttttacttaaaatcacgatttcaagaatatcatttttatactaaaaaattttatatcaaaaccaacaaatcctttatatataataatttaataatttgaaataccaaatcaaaataataaattcgaaattttacaaataaaggaatataattaaaataatataataatttgaggaGGGGCAaagggttcccttacttggattTCCCATAATATCGGGATCGAGCTTTAATCctctttgtatattttcttagtTTATTAACTAAGAATTTTCACTAGAAAATTCCGTGAAAACGATGAGTACGGTCtcggaaagtcgccggaaaagtcaCCGGAAAGTCGCCGGAGTTCTGCCGGAAAAGTCACCGGAGATGGGTCACCGGCGGGTCGGGTTCCGGGCTCCGGGTCATGGGTTTGGATCCGGGTCGGTTGGACTCGGGTATGGGCCGACTGGGTCACGGGCTGGATCCGGGTTTCGGTCACTGTTGGGTTTCGGGTCTGGGCTTTATGGGTTATGGGCTCGGGTTATAAATCATGGGTTTGGGCTTAACGGGTTATGGGTTAAAGTCAGATTGGGTTCCGGGTTTTGTTGTTGGGCTGGGCTCGCGGGTCTCTGGTTCTGGGTTGCTGTGATGGGTCACAGCTGGGCCGGATCAGCTCAGTGGGTCCACTGGGTTGGTTGGGTCTTCACAGGTTGATGGGCTCATTGGATTGGGCTGGACTAGTTTGACTTGTTGGGTTGGGCTTGCAGGTCAGATTAGATTGGGTTGGATAAATCTGTAGGTTCTTCTGGCCTACTGGAACAAGGCCCAAATCAGGTCTTCTTGATGTCCACTGGCGTGACACCGTACACGTGAAGGAGCGAGTTGCTGGGTTCGGCTTCACTGGTCGGTTTTCTGGTATTTGTGTTCATCGGAGTTTCCCCGGATTTCAGCTCCAGCTGCCGATCGTGGAGGATCGGGCTCCCTGGGTTGCGGCCAGAACTGGTCACTGGGTTCGCCGGAAAACACTGCTGGGTTTGGGTTCTCTTCTGGTTTGGTGGGTTTCGGTTGGTCGGTTGCTGGGTCTCGGGCTCCATGGATCCGCCGGATGCTCGATCGGTCCACCGGAAATCACCTCCGGTGCCGTCGGCGTTTCTGCTGTGCTGGGTTTGCTTATGGTAGAGGACCGGCTACGGTTGCGTCGCTGCTGGATTCGCGGGTTCGTGGTTGCTGGGCCGTCTGGGTCGCGGCTGGTCAGCTGGATTGCTCACTGGGTCACGGCCTGCCGAGATGGTTCTGGTTTCTGCTGGGTTTTTCTTTGCTGTTGAGTCAAGGCAGAACCGAGTTGGGGCTTTGGGTTCACGGTGTTCTAAGTTTttagaaaagaagagaaagaagaggaataTGGAGAAGGAAGAGAATCCGGgtctctttctctgtttctctatGACTTCCACTGTCTCAGTGGTCTCGGCCtcagaagaaaaaatgaagaagaagaagaacagaaaataaggagaagaaagaagaactaCAGAAGGATTGTGCGATTTCTGCAGAGGAATTGTCCAATTTTATAGCTGCGAGGATTGAGTGGGAGAGCTTAATATAATTCAGTGGAAATGGTTTGGTAAGCACTGAACTTAGTTCTGCACTTGAACGATCAGTGGAGAAGGTGGTGGAGTTTGGTCGAGAATTGTTTGAACTCAAATGGAGGAGGTGGGAGATCAAACGGGTGCAGTGGAGAAGATAATGGATTTAACAAATGAAAAATGGTGTAGAAAATTTGGTGAAGTGGAACAGTGGTCGATTCATTGGAGAGTAAATAAAACAGAGATTATGCAGTGCAGTGGCGAATTATTTTCTGCTTAGTGCAGAGTCCATTTTAGTGCAGAAAGAAGAACGGATAGAAAGAAGATgctgaataaaaatattataaaattttattataaaaaacaatatagtataaattttataaaaataggtaaataaatatttgcGGTTAATATCCGTCAATAATATTAACTCAGAAATATTTgtgataaaataatttatcagtttataaaaatataccggttcattaaaaatcatttgaaaatatttataaaatagtttataaatcgaataattatttattcaaataattttattataaaaatatgtctTAAAAAATCTGGGGCATTACAATAATGGACATTTTACTTACTTTCTGTCGTATTTAATGGAAGAATCTAGGGCCTGTTTTGTTTTGCAGAATAGACTCGTAGAATGACTTTCTatagaatagctattctttaATTTGGTAGCGACCTATTCCCCTTAGGAAGAGAAATACGCATTCCTCTCATAAATGAGAGGAATCgctattttttaagaaatagacaacgaaaaaataaaattatattattttaaccctttaacccttaaaaaaaaaaattaaaacgttGAATTGTTGTGGTTGTCTGGCCACCTATTGGGGTGGCCAGCTAGTCACAGTAGAACCCGGGGTTGGCCACATAGCCCCCGAGGTACTCCGGGGGTGGTGCGAGCATCCTCGGTGAATATACGGGTGACCTACGCACATTTGATTCGCGTCAGGCCACCCTCAATTCGCGTTGGGTTGGCCACGACCACACCTAATGGCTTTGAGGGTGTTGTGGCCACCCTCGGGTTCTTTTGTGggtggttcttcttcttctttttttttttttataggaaaaataaaacaattctgtgggtttttggtaattttgattcAACTCCTATTATGACATATcttttgtcaccaaactaaTGAATATGAATAACTGTTCCGTTCCACACCCATTCATTCCTagcaataattatttattttcctaattgAATACTCATTTCGAGTACCAgttgcaactttttaaaattttagagaacATTGTAATTTTGGTATAACGTTTGAGAGGGATAAGTGTGtcttgaaaggaaaaaaagaaagaaaagaaaaagaatctaTTAATATATAAACTTAATACCCTATTGGTCAATGACAATAGTATAAAGACAAATAATTTAACCTTATACGTAGGAAGAGTAAATATTAACATTAAAGCTCAAtacataatattaaaaaaaaaaaaaaaaagtgaattttgAAGATATAATGAATATCAATTAAACCATCAGTTATCcaaagtcttaaacctataaaaGGTTAAGTATCATTAACCCAAGAACTTGAACTTTATTTgcattatttcttattttaattgtttgtttgtgttgtaAGCACTAAAGCATCAAGAATCCAATTCACCATCTACACTCTTCACATTCGTGCAGAAAGATTTTTGCGCAGTTTGGGTACTTCACATATCTCCTTAAATGATATAATCCCTAATAAGCCCCAATTCAACTAGCCTTTGTCTTCAACCTTTCATTTGTTAGGAAAATAACCTCTCAAGCCGCTCACCAGACACATTGTCTAAGCAACCCTTCAAAATGTTTAGAGCTTCATTAATAAGCTTGCCATCAAAATGGATCTCACTCCTAAAGCGTTCATCTTCAGCATTTAAGCTTTTGTTGATGATTGGGGAACACACAGAGTGGCTATCTAGTCTTTCTAGATACTCTCACAAATTATGTCTATGAGTCTCACCTAAAGGTCAAATCATAgtcttttgaaaaatttgaatttcatcTTCTTTCCTTTGGCAGATCCAACTCTTTTTATAGTGGGTTTGATGAACCCaaaagctctagaaatccttGTTGCTTGTAGACTACTGATGAACCAAAATAACACTTCCATCAACCTACCTACTCCCTTCTCCATCATCAAAGTCTCGAATCAATTTGGAGGTGACAACTGTTAAGTCCACTTGACCC harbors:
- the LOC133879013 gene encoding uncharacterized protein LOC133879013; translated protein: MQEVESIGAPRCKEFVNTNHMTPRELFTKNHIDLKKEGEKWMKGTATSCTVVGALIVTIMFATAFTVPGGNKQDTGFPIFLDERLFMLFIISDALSLFSSTTSVVMFLGILTSRYAEDDFLESLPRKMIIGLSTLFFSIAAMMIAFSTALLIMLQGQYSWIIIPVICFASVPVALFVLMQFPLLVDMFKSTYGPSIFDKKKKRWV